A portion of the Sebastes fasciatus isolate fSebFas1 chromosome 2, fSebFas1.pri, whole genome shotgun sequence genome contains these proteins:
- the crybgx gene encoding crystallin beta gamma X — MNIFTKVSGLAQQTSKLGSVLQRAFYGSSGRVTLFEQRNFAGRRLDLSSDCSRISDKNFPERCNSVQVESGAWVGYEHENFRGRQYLWDMSDRGEYNCYDKWCAQVDHVSSVRAVKQDTNPGKAQLFERAGYSGKKMEIQDDIPNLMSRYSLNRVASIRVLGGAWAVYQEPNYRGPHYILEKKDYNNFSDWGSQNSTVGSMRRVRFT, encoded by the exons ATGAACATCTTTACTAAGGTCTCAGGATTAGCCCAACAAACCAG CAAGCTGGGGTCTGTGCTCCAACGTGCCTTCTACGGCTCCAGCGGGAGG GTGACCCTCTTCGAGCAGAGGAACTTCGCTGGCAGGCGACTGGACCTGAGCTCCGACTGCTCCAGGATCAGTGACAAGAACTTCCCCGAAAGATGCAACTCTGTGCAGGTGGAGAGCGGAGC ATGGGTCGGTTACGAGCATGAGAACTTCCGAGGCCGTCAGTACCTGTGGGACATGTCCGACCGCGGAGAGTACAACTGCTACGACAAGTGGTGTGCTCAGGTGGACCACGTGTCCTCCGTCCGTGCTGTCAAACAG GACACTAATCCTGGCAAGGCTCAGCTGTTTGAGCGAGCCGGCTACTCTGGTAAGAAGATGGAGATCCAGGACGACATCCCCAACCTGATGAGCCGCTACAGCCTCAACAGAGTCGCCTCCATCCGCGTGCTCGGAGGAGC gtgggcGGTGTATCAGGAGCCGAACTACAGAGGACCTCATTACATCCTGGAGAAGAAGGATTACAACAACTTCTCTGACTGGGGCAGCCAGAACAGCACCGTCGGCTCCATGCGCAGAGTCCGCTTCACCTaa
- the LOC141761669 gene encoding G2/mitotic-specific cyclin-B2-like — MSSVEVRAVLPAAENQVKMKMKMSKSSAGQRRAALGEITNFPAAAVTKRTGPTKASGAQKAKPVLKVQPVVQEVQPVVQVPAPADPLPPVSEESADVSMKEEKELCHAFSEVLLTVQDVDEQDSDLPQLCSEYVKDIYNYLHDLEVQQAVRANYMQGYEITERMRALLVDWLVQVHSRFQLLQETLYLTVAVLDRFLQVQPVSRRKLQLVGVTAMLVACKYEEMFAPEVGDFAYITDDAFTKAQILEMEQLVLRTLNFELGRPLPLHFLRRASKVASSDVERHTLAKYLMELTLLDYDMVHYRPSEIAAASLCLSQLLLDELPWSPTQQHYSTYDAAHLKPIMQHVAKNVVMVNDGKTKFQAVRNKYSSSKLMKISLLPQLKSSTIKTMAAALLSHP; from the exons ATGTCGTCTGTTGAAGTTCGTGCTGTG ctgccGGCCGCAGAGAACCaggtgaagatgaagatgaagatgagtAAAAGCTCAGCAGGTCAGAGGAGAGCTGCTCTCGGAGAGATCACCAACtttcctgcagcagcagtcacaaag AGGACGGGACCAACCAAAGCATCTGGTGCCCAGAAAGCTAAACCTGTCCTGAAGGTGCAGCCGGTAGTCCAGGAGGTGCAGCCGGTAGTCCAGGTCCCGGCTCCTGCAGATCCTCTCCCTCCAGTCTCAGAGGAATCGGCTGATGTGTCcatgaaggaggagaaggaactGTGCCATGCTTTCTCTGAGGTGCTGCTCACCGTGCAGGACGTCGACGAGCAGGACTCTGACCTGCCGCAGCTCTGCTCCGAATACGTCAAAGATATCTATAATTATCTCCACGACCTGGAG GTGCAGCAGGCCGTACGAGCCAACTACATGCAGGGTTATGAAATCACTGAACGCATGCGAGCTCTTCTGGTGGACTGGCTGGTCCAGGTCCACTCCAGGTtccagctgctgcaggagaCTCTGTACCTCACGGTCGCCGTCCTGGATCGTTTTCTCCAG GTCCAGCCGGTCTCTCGCAGGAAGCTTCAGCTGGTCGGTGTGACGGCCATGCTGGTGGCCTGTAAATACGAGGAGATGTTCGCTCCAGAGGTCGGAGACTTCGCCTACATCACAGACGACGCCTTCACAAAGGCTCAGATTCTGGAGATGGAGCAGCTGGTTCTGAGGACCCTCAACTTCGAGCTGGGACGTCCTCTTCCGTTACACTTCCTCAGACGGGCCTCCAAGgtggccagt TCTGATGTAGAGCGACACACGCTGGCCAAGTATCTGATGGAGTTGACCCTCCTGGACTACGACATGGTGCACTACCGGCCCTCTGAGATCGCTGCTGCGTCGCTGTGTCTCTCCCAGCTGCTGCTGGACGAGCTGCCGTGG TCTCCCACACAGCAGCACTACTCCACTTACGACGCGGCCCACCTGAAGCCGATCATGCAGCACGTCGCCAAAAACGTTGTGATGGTGAACGACGGGAAGACAAAATTCCAG GCCGTCAGGAACAAGTACTCGAGCAGCAAGCTGATGAAGATCAGCCTCCTTCCTCAGCTGAAGTCGTCCACCATCAAGACCATGGCGGCTGCTCTGCTCAGCCATCCTTGA